One window from the genome of Cardiocondyla obscurior isolate alpha-2009 linkage group LG04, Cobs3.1, whole genome shotgun sequence encodes:
- the Dh44-r1 gene encoding diuretic hormone receptor isoform X1 — translation MALFPTNDTKPLVGGNYVLNVLNYINELNESFSAEQLKCLEREHQERENQKQDQQECEVSWDTILCWPRTLSGTLATIPCFDELNGIPYDNTQNASRWCWPNGTWDNYSNYSMCRDVRLPTIEPGVEITTTLYFIGYSLSLFTLIMAVCIFIYYKELRCLRNNIHTNLMFTYILADLTWILTTVMQVSTQTDIPTCVTLFSLLHYFHLTNFFWMFVEGLYLYLLVVKTFTGDNIKLRLCLMIGWGIPVLVIAMWGIAKLLDQKIMSHVMNQANQEVALWRHCPWMIPHPYDWFYQASAVIVLTVNMVFLFMIMRVLITKLWSSNNVETQQYRKASKALLVLIPLLGVTYVLVIAGPTEGQVANAFSYARAILLSSQGFFVALFYCFLNTEVQNTVRHHFARWSTSRNLGTRRRYYNNWSPRSRTESIRLCQPSNPYRKRESTVSETTTTTVIGLNSTTTFLDKSKGVISEDLNE, via the exons ATGGCCTTATTTCCTACAAACGATACGAAGCCGCTGGTCGGCGGCAATTACGTGCTGAATGTTTTGAATTACATTAACGAACTGAATGAGTCGTTCAGCGCAGAGCAGCTCAAATGCCTCGAACGCGAACATCAGGAACGCGAAAATCAGAAGCAAGACCAGCAAGAGTGCGAAGTGAGCTGGGACACTATACTATGCTGGCCACGAACGCTTTCCGGCACCCTGGCAACTATCCCTTGCTTCGACGAGCTTAACGGAATACCTTACGACAACACCC AAAACGCCAGTCGCTGGTGCTGGCCGAATGGTACTTGGGACAATTATTCGAATTATTCCATGTGCCGCGACGTGCGGCTGCCGACCATCGAGCCTGGAGTAGAAATCACGACCACGTTGTATTTCATCGGCTACAGCCTCTCCTTGTTCACCCTAATAATGGCAGTCTGCATATTTATCTATTACAA AGAGTTGCGATGTCTCAGAAACAACATACACACGAATCTAATGTTCACTTATATCCTGGCTGATTTGACGTGGATTTTAACTACTGTGATGCAG GTATCGACACAAACGGATATACCAACTTGCGTAACACTCTTCTCGCTTCTTCATTATTTCCACTTGACAAACTTTTTCTGGATGTTTGTCGAAG GTCTGTATTTGTACCTGCTGGTCGTGAAGACATTCACCGGCGATAATATCAAGCTGAGACTCTGCCTAATGATCGGCTGGG GTATCCCGGTGCTCGTGATAGCCATGTGGGGAATTGCCAAGTTACTGGATCAGAAAATCATGAGCCACGTGATGAATCAGGCTAATCAG GAAGTGGCGCTTTGGAGGCACTGCCCCTGGATGATACCACACCCGTACGATTGGTTTTATCAAGCATCTGCTGTAATAGTCCTAACGGTGAACATGGTCTTTCTTTTTATGATTATGCGA GTGCTGATAACGAAACTCTGGTCATCCAACAACGTGGAGACACAGCAATATCGAAAAGCCAGCAAAGCACTCCTGGTGTTGATACCACTTCTAGGAGTAACGTATGTCCTAGTCATAGCTGGACCGACAGAAGGCCAAGTCGCAAATGCATTCTCTTATGCCCGCGCGATTCTGCTTTCTTCGCAg ggaTTTTTCGTGGCATTGTTTTACTGCTTTCTCAATACCGAAGTGCAGAATACGGTTAGGCATCATTTCGCACGATGGAGCACCTCACGAAATCTTGGCACCCGCCGGAGGTATTATAACAATTGGTCCCCTCGTTCGAGAACGGAGAGCATAAG ACTATGCCAGCCCTCGAATCCATATCGAAAACGGGAGTCTACGGTAAGTGAGACTACTACTACAACAGTGATAGGCCTGAATTCCACAACCACATTCCTCGACAAATCCAAAGGAGTTATTTCGGAAGATCTTAATGAATAA
- the Dh44-r1 gene encoding diuretic hormone receptor isoform X2: MALFPTNDTKPLVGGNYVLNVLNYINELNESFSAEQLKCLEREHQERENQKQDQQECEVSWDTILCWPRTLSGTLATIPCFDELNGIPYDNTQNASRWCWPNGTWDNYSNYSMCRDVRLPTIEPGVEITTTLYFIGYSLSLFTLIMAVCIFIYYKELRCLRNNIHTNLMFTYILADLTWILTTVMQVSTQTDIPTCVTLFSLLHYFHLTNFFWMFVEGLYLYLLVVKTFTGDNIKLRLCLMIGWGIPVLVIAMWGIAKLLDQKIMSHVMNQANQEVALWRHCPWMIPHPYDWFYQASAVIVLTVNMVFLFMIMRVLITKLWSSNNVETQQYRKASKALLVLIPLLGVTYVLVIAGPTEGQVANAFSYARAILLSSQGFFVALFYCFLNTEVQNTVRHHFARWSTSRNLGTRRRLCQPSNPYRKRESTVSETTTTTVIGLNSTTTFLDKSKGVISEDLNE; encoded by the exons ATGGCCTTATTTCCTACAAACGATACGAAGCCGCTGGTCGGCGGCAATTACGTGCTGAATGTTTTGAATTACATTAACGAACTGAATGAGTCGTTCAGCGCAGAGCAGCTCAAATGCCTCGAACGCGAACATCAGGAACGCGAAAATCAGAAGCAAGACCAGCAAGAGTGCGAAGTGAGCTGGGACACTATACTATGCTGGCCACGAACGCTTTCCGGCACCCTGGCAACTATCCCTTGCTTCGACGAGCTTAACGGAATACCTTACGACAACACCC AAAACGCCAGTCGCTGGTGCTGGCCGAATGGTACTTGGGACAATTATTCGAATTATTCCATGTGCCGCGACGTGCGGCTGCCGACCATCGAGCCTGGAGTAGAAATCACGACCACGTTGTATTTCATCGGCTACAGCCTCTCCTTGTTCACCCTAATAATGGCAGTCTGCATATTTATCTATTACAA AGAGTTGCGATGTCTCAGAAACAACATACACACGAATCTAATGTTCACTTATATCCTGGCTGATTTGACGTGGATTTTAACTACTGTGATGCAG GTATCGACACAAACGGATATACCAACTTGCGTAACACTCTTCTCGCTTCTTCATTATTTCCACTTGACAAACTTTTTCTGGATGTTTGTCGAAG GTCTGTATTTGTACCTGCTGGTCGTGAAGACATTCACCGGCGATAATATCAAGCTGAGACTCTGCCTAATGATCGGCTGGG GTATCCCGGTGCTCGTGATAGCCATGTGGGGAATTGCCAAGTTACTGGATCAGAAAATCATGAGCCACGTGATGAATCAGGCTAATCAG GAAGTGGCGCTTTGGAGGCACTGCCCCTGGATGATACCACACCCGTACGATTGGTTTTATCAAGCATCTGCTGTAATAGTCCTAACGGTGAACATGGTCTTTCTTTTTATGATTATGCGA GTGCTGATAACGAAACTCTGGTCATCCAACAACGTGGAGACACAGCAATATCGAAAAGCCAGCAAAGCACTCCTGGTGTTGATACCACTTCTAGGAGTAACGTATGTCCTAGTCATAGCTGGACCGACAGAAGGCCAAGTCGCAAATGCATTCTCTTATGCCCGCGCGATTCTGCTTTCTTCGCAg ggaTTTTTCGTGGCATTGTTTTACTGCTTTCTCAATACCGAAGTGCAGAATACGGTTAGGCATCATTTCGCACGATGGAGCACCTCACGAAATCTTGGCACCCGCCGGAG ACTATGCCAGCCCTCGAATCCATATCGAAAACGGGAGTCTACGGTAAGTGAGACTACTACTACAACAGTGATAGGCCTGAATTCCACAACCACATTCCTCGACAAATCCAAAGGAGTTATTTCGGAAGATCTTAATGAATAA
- the Dh44-r1 gene encoding diuretic hormone receptor isoform X4 — MALFPTNDTKPLVGGNYVLNVLNYINELNESFSAEQLKCLEREHQERENQKQDQQECEVSWDTILCWPRTLSGTLATIPCFDELNGIPYDNTQNASRWCWPNGTWDNYSNYSMCRDVRLPTIEPGVEITTTLYFIGYSLSLFTLIMAVCIFIYYKELRCLRNNIHTNLMFTYILADLTWILTTVMQVSTQTDIPTCVTLFSLLHYFHLTNFFWMFVEGLYLYLLVVKTFTGDNIKLRLCLMIGWGIPVLVIAMWGIAKLLDQKIMSHVMNQANQEVALWRHCPWMIPHPYDWFYQASAVIVLTVNMVFLFMIMRVLITKLWSSNNVETQQYRKASKALLVLIPLLGVTYVLVIAGPTEGQVANAFSYARAILLSSQGFFVALFYCFLNTEVQNTVRHHFARWSTSRNLGTRRSLKN, encoded by the exons ATGGCCTTATTTCCTACAAACGATACGAAGCCGCTGGTCGGCGGCAATTACGTGCTGAATGTTTTGAATTACATTAACGAACTGAATGAGTCGTTCAGCGCAGAGCAGCTCAAATGCCTCGAACGCGAACATCAGGAACGCGAAAATCAGAAGCAAGACCAGCAAGAGTGCGAAGTGAGCTGGGACACTATACTATGCTGGCCACGAACGCTTTCCGGCACCCTGGCAACTATCCCTTGCTTCGACGAGCTTAACGGAATACCTTACGACAACACCC AAAACGCCAGTCGCTGGTGCTGGCCGAATGGTACTTGGGACAATTATTCGAATTATTCCATGTGCCGCGACGTGCGGCTGCCGACCATCGAGCCTGGAGTAGAAATCACGACCACGTTGTATTTCATCGGCTACAGCCTCTCCTTGTTCACCCTAATAATGGCAGTCTGCATATTTATCTATTACAA AGAGTTGCGATGTCTCAGAAACAACATACACACGAATCTAATGTTCACTTATATCCTGGCTGATTTGACGTGGATTTTAACTACTGTGATGCAG GTATCGACACAAACGGATATACCAACTTGCGTAACACTCTTCTCGCTTCTTCATTATTTCCACTTGACAAACTTTTTCTGGATGTTTGTCGAAG GTCTGTATTTGTACCTGCTGGTCGTGAAGACATTCACCGGCGATAATATCAAGCTGAGACTCTGCCTAATGATCGGCTGGG GTATCCCGGTGCTCGTGATAGCCATGTGGGGAATTGCCAAGTTACTGGATCAGAAAATCATGAGCCACGTGATGAATCAGGCTAATCAG GAAGTGGCGCTTTGGAGGCACTGCCCCTGGATGATACCACACCCGTACGATTGGTTTTATCAAGCATCTGCTGTAATAGTCCTAACGGTGAACATGGTCTTTCTTTTTATGATTATGCGA GTGCTGATAACGAAACTCTGGTCATCCAACAACGTGGAGACACAGCAATATCGAAAAGCCAGCAAAGCACTCCTGGTGTTGATACCACTTCTAGGAGTAACGTATGTCCTAGTCATAGCTGGACCGACAGAAGGCCAAGTCGCAAATGCATTCTCTTATGCCCGCGCGATTCTGCTTTCTTCGCAg ggaTTTTTCGTGGCATTGTTTTACTGCTTTCTCAATACCGAAGTGCAGAATACGGTTAGGCATCATTTCGCACGATGGAGCACCTCACGAAATCTTGGCACCCGCCGGAG ttTGAAGAATTAG
- the Dh44-r1 gene encoding diuretic hormone receptor isoform X3 — protein MALFPTNDTKPLVGGNYVLNVLNYINELNESFSAEQLKCLEREHQERENQKQDQQECEVSWDTILCWPRTLSGTLATIPCFDELNGIPYDNTQNASRWCWPNGTWDNYSNYSMCRDVRLPTIEPGVEITTTLYFIGYSLSLFTLIMAVCIFIYYKELRCLRNNIHTNLMFTYILADLTWILTTVMQVSTQTDIPTCVTLFSLLHYFHLTNFFWMFVEGLYLYLLVVKTFTGDNIKLRLCLMIGWGIPVLVIAMWGIAKLLDQKIMSHVMNQANQEVALWRHCPWMIPHPYDWFYQASAVIVLTVNMVFLFMIMRVLITKLWSSNNVETQQYRKASKALLVLIPLLGVTYVLVIAGPTEGQVANAFSYARAILLSSQGFFVALFYCFLNTEVQNTVRHHFARWSTSRNLGTRRRYYNNWSPRSRTESISLKN, from the exons ATGGCCTTATTTCCTACAAACGATACGAAGCCGCTGGTCGGCGGCAATTACGTGCTGAATGTTTTGAATTACATTAACGAACTGAATGAGTCGTTCAGCGCAGAGCAGCTCAAATGCCTCGAACGCGAACATCAGGAACGCGAAAATCAGAAGCAAGACCAGCAAGAGTGCGAAGTGAGCTGGGACACTATACTATGCTGGCCACGAACGCTTTCCGGCACCCTGGCAACTATCCCTTGCTTCGACGAGCTTAACGGAATACCTTACGACAACACCC AAAACGCCAGTCGCTGGTGCTGGCCGAATGGTACTTGGGACAATTATTCGAATTATTCCATGTGCCGCGACGTGCGGCTGCCGACCATCGAGCCTGGAGTAGAAATCACGACCACGTTGTATTTCATCGGCTACAGCCTCTCCTTGTTCACCCTAATAATGGCAGTCTGCATATTTATCTATTACAA AGAGTTGCGATGTCTCAGAAACAACATACACACGAATCTAATGTTCACTTATATCCTGGCTGATTTGACGTGGATTTTAACTACTGTGATGCAG GTATCGACACAAACGGATATACCAACTTGCGTAACACTCTTCTCGCTTCTTCATTATTTCCACTTGACAAACTTTTTCTGGATGTTTGTCGAAG GTCTGTATTTGTACCTGCTGGTCGTGAAGACATTCACCGGCGATAATATCAAGCTGAGACTCTGCCTAATGATCGGCTGGG GTATCCCGGTGCTCGTGATAGCCATGTGGGGAATTGCCAAGTTACTGGATCAGAAAATCATGAGCCACGTGATGAATCAGGCTAATCAG GAAGTGGCGCTTTGGAGGCACTGCCCCTGGATGATACCACACCCGTACGATTGGTTTTATCAAGCATCTGCTGTAATAGTCCTAACGGTGAACATGGTCTTTCTTTTTATGATTATGCGA GTGCTGATAACGAAACTCTGGTCATCCAACAACGTGGAGACACAGCAATATCGAAAAGCCAGCAAAGCACTCCTGGTGTTGATACCACTTCTAGGAGTAACGTATGTCCTAGTCATAGCTGGACCGACAGAAGGCCAAGTCGCAAATGCATTCTCTTATGCCCGCGCGATTCTGCTTTCTTCGCAg ggaTTTTTCGTGGCATTGTTTTACTGCTTTCTCAATACCGAAGTGCAGAATACGGTTAGGCATCATTTCGCACGATGGAGCACCTCACGAAATCTTGGCACCCGCCGGAGGTATTATAACAATTGGTCCCCTCGTTCGAGAACGGAGAGCATAAG ttTGAAGAATTAG